The Enterobacter kobei genome has a segment encoding these proteins:
- a CDS encoding periplasmic protein: MFQLKPGSMAMIIGARTASGRRNIGKSVELFGLCQPGLRFVNPVNGVMTQLPASADRALWLVTGDVYAFDNQHGFAFVRAEHLMPLTPDQAPQMRDELTIS; encoded by the coding sequence ATGTTTCAGCTTAAACCGGGCAGCATGGCGATGATCATCGGTGCCCGCACGGCGTCTGGCCGTCGCAATATTGGTAAATCTGTTGAGTTGTTTGGTCTTTGCCAGCCTGGCCTGCGTTTTGTAAACCCGGTTAACGGCGTGATGACGCAATTACCCGCAAGTGCGGACCGCGCGCTTTGGCTGGTCACCGGAGACGTCTACGCCTTTGACAATCAGCACGGCTTTGCGTTTGTTCGCGCCGAACATCTGATGCCGCTCACCCCTGATCAAGCCCCGCAAATGCGGGATGAGCTGACAATCAGCTGA
- a CDS encoding CTP synthase, whose product MEHLPVKTTLRIALVGDYNPDVIAHKAIPLAIDDAAAVLDLTADYDWLATPELTSSEDLVGYDAIWLVPASPYKNTEAAFIAARYARENSIPFLGTCGGFQHALIEYARNVLGWHDAAHAETDTEGTMVIAPLTCSLVEISDAIELRSNTLIAKAYGKPEIEEGYHCNYGVSPEFAQALESGDMRVTGWDEQGEIRAAELITHPFFVITLFQHERAALEGRPVVLVQAILRAARG is encoded by the coding sequence ATGGAACACCTCCCGGTTAAAACGACGCTCCGCATTGCGCTGGTTGGCGATTACAATCCTGATGTTATTGCACACAAGGCGATCCCGTTGGCCATTGACGATGCTGCGGCCGTTCTTGACCTCACCGCCGATTACGACTGGCTTGCTACCCCGGAATTAACCAGTTCTGAGGATCTGGTGGGCTACGATGCCATCTGGCTGGTTCCTGCGAGCCCCTATAAAAACACAGAGGCCGCCTTTATCGCCGCACGCTACGCCCGTGAAAACAGTATTCCGTTCCTGGGGACTTGCGGTGGGTTCCAGCATGCGCTGATTGAGTATGCCCGTAACGTGCTGGGCTGGCACGATGCGGCACATGCTGAGACGGATACCGAAGGCACTATGGTGATCGCGCCGCTGACCTGCTCGCTGGTGGAAATATCCGATGCCATTGAACTGCGCAGCAATACGCTGATCGCCAAAGCCTACGGCAAACCCGAAATTGAAGAGGGATATCACTGCAACTATGGTGTGTCGCCGGAATTTGCTCAGGCGCTGGAGAGCGGTGATATGCGCGTGACGGGCTGGGACGAACAGGGGGAAATCCGTGCGGCGGAGCTGATAACCCACCCGTTCTTTGTGATCACTTTGTTCCAGCACGAGCGTGCTGCGCTGGAAGGACGTCCGGTGGTTCTCGTACAGGCAATACTTCGCGCGGCGCGGGGCTAA
- a CDS encoding DUF333 domain-containing protein, whose amino-acid sequence MRFLLLALTLPLAACTAKTTPPDAPKPPQAVGMANPASVYCLEKGGEQIPIQSPQGVRTECKLPGGEVIDEWTLYRRDHPQPTR is encoded by the coding sequence ATGAGATTTCTGCTTCTGGCGCTGACGCTTCCCCTGGCCGCCTGTACCGCAAAAACAACCCCACCCGATGCGCCCAAACCGCCTCAGGCCGTAGGTATGGCGAACCCGGCTTCCGTTTACTGTCTGGAAAAGGGCGGGGAACAGATCCCGATTCAAAGCCCGCAGGGTGTTCGTACCGAGTGCAAGCTGCCGGGTGGTGAAGTGATCGACGAATGGACGCTCTATCGTCGCGATCATCCGCAACCCACCAGGTGA
- a CDS encoding DUF488 domain-containing protein yields MIQCKRVYEQASPDDGYRVLVDRLWPRGVKKTDLAHDEWCKTLTPSNALRQEYHSEAIDFATFSKAYQEELAQHKGEGRRLAALAHKQTLTLLYGAKNTEQNHALVLADWLRHL; encoded by the coding sequence ATGATTCAGTGCAAACGCGTCTATGAGCAGGCAAGCCCGGACGATGGCTATCGGGTGCTGGTGGACAGACTCTGGCCGCGCGGGGTTAAAAAAACGGACCTCGCCCATGACGAATGGTGTAAAACACTCACGCCATCGAACGCATTACGTCAGGAGTATCATAGCGAAGCTATTGATTTTGCGACTTTCAGTAAAGCCTATCAGGAAGAACTGGCGCAGCATAAGGGCGAGGGAAGGCGTCTTGCGGCGCTGGCACACAAGCAGACTCTCACCCTCCTCTATGGCGCGAAAAACACGGAACAGAATCACGCCCTGGTTTTAGCCGACTGGCTACGCCATTTGTGA
- a CDS encoding CynX/NimT family MFS transporter, protein MTTAIRTSGKHGALLIAGILMIATTLRVTFTGAAPLLDTLRLDYGLSTAQTGLLTTLPLLAFALISPLAAGLARRIGMERSLFIALLLICAGIAIRSLPSAALLFIGTAVIGCGIALGNVLLPGLIKRDFPGQVAKLTGAYSLTMGAAAALGSALIVPLAQGHAGWQGALLMLMVFPLLALLLWLPQWRQKHVATVTGAGALHNRAIWRSALAWQVTLFLGINSLIYYVIIGWLPAILLSHGYSEAQAGSVHGLLQLATAVPGLAVPLILHRLKDQRTIAGAVALMCAVSAAGLWFMPDMAVMWTLVFGFGSGATMILGLTFIGLRASSAHQAAALSGMAQSIGYLLAACGPPLMGKIHDSVGDWRIPLLACALAAIVMAVCGILAGRDREIAPR, encoded by the coding sequence ATGACTACTGCTATTCGCACCTCAGGAAAACACGGCGCGCTGTTGATTGCAGGCATCCTGATGATCGCCACCACGCTTCGCGTCACCTTTACCGGCGCAGCCCCGCTGCTGGATACCCTTCGCCTTGATTATGGCTTAAGCACGGCGCAAACCGGTCTGCTGACCACCCTGCCCCTGTTGGCTTTTGCCCTGATCTCCCCGCTCGCCGCAGGTCTGGCCCGACGTATTGGCATGGAGCGTAGCCTGTTTATCGCCCTGTTGCTGATTTGCGCCGGGATAGCCATTCGCTCCCTGCCTTCCGCTGCCCTGCTTTTCATCGGCACGGCAGTGATTGGCTGCGGGATCGCGCTTGGGAACGTGCTGTTACCGGGTTTAATTAAACGTGACTTTCCGGGCCAGGTGGCGAAACTCACGGGTGCCTATTCCCTGACGATGGGGGCAGCCGCCGCGTTAGGCTCGGCGCTAATCGTGCCGCTGGCCCAGGGTCATGCGGGCTGGCAGGGCGCGCTGCTGATGCTGATGGTGTTTCCGCTGCTCGCCTTGCTGCTCTGGCTGCCGCAGTGGCGTCAGAAACATGTTGCGACGGTAACAGGCGCAGGCGCGTTACATAACCGCGCAATCTGGCGTTCTGCTCTCGCCTGGCAGGTGACGCTCTTTCTGGGGATTAACTCCCTTATCTATTACGTCATCATCGGCTGGCTGCCGGCGATACTGCTTAGCCACGGCTACAGCGAGGCGCAGGCTGGTTCGGTGCATGGTCTTTTACAGCTGGCGACAGCCGTGCCGGGACTTGCCGTTCCGCTGATCCTCCATCGGCTGAAAGATCAGCGGACGATCGCCGGTGCAGTGGCGTTGATGTGCGCGGTAAGCGCAGCGGGATTGTGGTTTATGCCGGATATGGCGGTGATGTGGACGCTGGTGTTTGGCTTTGGCTCCGGGGCAACGATGATCCTCGGCCTGACGTTCATCGGTCTGCGCGCGAGCTCTGCGCATCAGGCGGCAGCATTGTCCGGTATGGCACAGTCTATCGGCTACCTGCTCGCTGCCTGCGGACCGCCGCTGATGGGTAAAATCCACGATTCGGTAGGAGACTGGCGCATCCCCCTTCTCGCCTGCGCGCTGGCCGCGATTGTCATGGCCGTCTGCGGGATACTTGCCGGGCGCGACCGGGAAATCGCGCCCCGCTAA
- a CDS encoding AraC family transcriptional regulator: MIGLGLDGYDPDSQHDAAVAFRIRVVAEEQYIPLHHHRKGQLILALGGAITCEVENAMLMVPPQYAVWIPGQMPHSNRATPGAQLCFLFIEPGAASLPDRCCTLKMSPLVRELILSLAEKSQAQLQLAATSRLVDVLFDELPLQRQEHLQLPVSPHPKIRLMSEKMAEEPAAWQTLAQWASHFAMSERNLARLVVKETGLSFRRWRHQLQLIVALQHLIGGKSVQQVAQSLGYDSTTAFITMFKKGLGQTPARYMASLTTTSR; this comes from the coding sequence ATGATTGGACTGGGACTGGACGGCTACGATCCTGATAGCCAGCATGATGCGGCCGTCGCCTTTCGCATCCGTGTGGTGGCGGAGGAACAATATATACCCCTGCATCATCACCGCAAGGGACAGCTGATTCTGGCGCTTGGCGGCGCGATTACCTGTGAAGTGGAAAATGCCATGTTGATGGTACCGCCCCAGTACGCGGTCTGGATCCCCGGGCAGATGCCGCACAGTAACAGGGCCACGCCGGGGGCGCAGCTCTGCTTTTTGTTCATTGAGCCCGGCGCCGCCAGTCTGCCCGACCGCTGTTGTACGCTGAAAATGTCCCCTCTGGTGCGGGAGCTCATTTTATCTCTGGCAGAAAAATCGCAGGCACAGCTTCAGCTTGCGGCCACATCCCGACTGGTCGATGTCCTGTTTGATGAACTGCCGCTCCAGCGTCAGGAGCATTTACAGTTACCCGTCTCGCCCCATCCAAAAATCCGGCTGATGAGCGAGAAGATGGCTGAAGAGCCCGCGGCCTGGCAGACGCTGGCACAATGGGCAAGCCACTTCGCCATGAGCGAACGCAACCTGGCGCGACTGGTGGTAAAAGAGACCGGTTTAAGCTTTCGTCGCTGGCGTCACCAGCTGCAGCTTATTGTGGCGTTACAGCATTTGATCGGCGGGAAATCGGTACAGCAGGTGGCGCAGTCACTGGGTTATGACTCGACCACCGCGTTTATTACCATGTTTAAGAAGGGGCTGGGTCAAACGCCAGCGCGTTACATGGCCAGCCTGACTACGACTTC